The window AACAcccatggaaaataaataagagaaaatACATATCTACAAAATTGAAACATCAAAATGAAACTCGTATAGACTAGTTTTTGTTCCTGTTGCACTTGAATCAAAAAAAGTGCTCATTtagtgaataaataatcaatggaAAATACACATTagttataaaaatgaaaacattaatgGAGTGACACTTTAAATTTCTTTTCTTAAAGTTGTGCTGAATTTTATGAACTAAATGTGCAAATGCAAAATCAAAAACCCCAAAAGTGGTTAAAATACACGTTTTCAGCAAAAAATATCACCAAGCAAAATgatagaaatgaaaaaaaaaaatcaacaagtcATGTTTTAAACAGACTTCAGTTGAGTTTCAAGTGCAAAATAAGTTTCTTGTTTTCTTATATTCAATATTTGATTCCATTCTGAGTGCAACCCCATAAAGAATGATTTTATGTTTATACGCTTTTAGAttggaatacagtaatccctcaaatatcgcggttaatctagaccaaacatggccccGGAAATTGAAATTTtggattttcactttaaaaaaaatatcataattaatagcaacaaaaaaataacaaagaagtgaattcgcgataatcgagggaagactgtattacattttgaaaatggagGCGGGGTTTGTTTGGTCCACTAAAAATGTGTGGGCCAATGGATTTCCCATCCTTTCCAGTGGTCGTTGCATGGGTGCAGATTTCAAAGCGTCCAATCCCTCCGTCTCTCTTCAAAAGTCAACGCGTGCAGCATTTTTAGTAGAAATCCGATCATTCTTCGGTCAGGTCCGCCACGTCCCTGGCGTTTGTCGTCCCCCGTTCGTCAGGTGTCGAGGCACGAGCGGCAGCAGCGACTCTTAAACTGGGGCAGCGCGCACAACTCCAACTGCCGGACCTTCTCACAGTACCTAGTGCTGTCGCGGCACCCTCCGGCTAAGGTCATCAAAGGATCAATGACAGCCGCGCCTTTGGGACATTTGCATCGTGGCTTTCGAACGGCTCACCTCCGCCGCAGGGCGCTACGTTGCAGCGTTGCCAGCTGCGAGGGCGAGGCCGCCACGAGCAGTGGTGCTCCCGCCACGCCTGTTCGCCGGACCGCCGCGTGCAGGTCACCCGGCGGGACTGGAAACCGTGTCGGCCGCAGGTAGCGGTGCACTGCGTCCACGGCCCGACTCGCCACCGCGCCGCGCAGGCCTCCGCCGAGCAGTTCCTTACGTTGACCGGCCTCGAAATGTAAACACATTGAAGTCACGGCCCGATACACGGatcgatttttttgtttttgtttgtttttcgttaCCGTTGTAGTCCACCGCACATCCCGGAGGGCACTCTGGTGCCGTTGGCGTCTTGGCAGAAAACATGGCGGTGCTGAGCAGCCAAACTTGGACCGACACATTGACCATTACACTAGAAGAGTCCAGATACATACATTGATTATTCCCAGGACTTTACGATATTATGATTAGAGAAAACAATAAGTCTTACCAGTCCCCAGGAGCTGGTAGCCCAACTAGCGCAGGTCAGAACATTACATATTCTGGAGTCGGATGGTCTCCGCCCGGCGCCGAGACAGCGATGGCGCTCCACCTCTCTTGACCCGCCATCGGAACCCTCCACGCAACGCACCCGTCTGACCTGGGAGCCGCCCCCGCAACTGACGGAGCACGGGGTCCAAGGCTCTGCACGCCAACTACTCGACGAGAGTATCTAACGTTAGCGGGCCGAAACGAGGACACGGCACGGGTGGCGACCAACCTGTGCGTAGCTGACTGGACGCTGCTGTTGCCCTTATCAGGACAATCAGGGCCGTTGGCTCCAACAGCTTGGACACAGTTTCTTCCTCTACTTCCTGAAAATACAGTGAATGGGAATTCAAGTCCCTGGACTGCGTTCTTCTTTGAAACCTCCCCTCGAAGCTAATTGTTGTCATATGGCTAAGAAAAGCGCCAGAACGCAAGGAAAGCAGCGGCGCGCCGTTTCTTTGATTGGAATCCAGAGGTTGCGAATGGTCACACGTTAAGGAGAGGTGGGACAGCGCAAATCTGAAGGGACTTCTGCCTATGGCGTGAACCGCACATTCCCCACTACTGAGTCAGCCAGACCAAACACTGCTCCACAACCCAGAGTACACACACATTAGCACATGTGTGTAAACTTACAGAATCCCCAAGGTTAGCAAGTTCTGACATCGGGATTTCAAGAACCGTTTCTCTCATTACCTGAACGGGGTCCTTACCTATAACCTGCAACCACGACGAGCGTGACGAGGATCCCAATCGGTTCCGGGCAGTACAAGTGTACAGACCTTCATCTGCTTGATTTGGAGACCGGATCCTCAGTGATCCAGTGGACAACAAATTTAACCTACAAAGGGAAAGTCCACTCAAGTCAATCATGAGATCGGCTGTAGTTTTGCTCACGGGTCGTCCCGTCCTACCTGCTATTGTACGGAAACTGTTTTCCATTTCTGGTCCACGTGAGGGACGGTTCCGGATAGCCAAGAGACTCGCACTTGATTTCTAAATTGGAATAGGACTTCCGGAGCAAAACTGGAGTTCCTACATTAACGGTGACATCGGAGGACGCAACTTCGTCAACGGTCAGAGGGCTTTGGATGATCACTGGGCTTCTGGGCCTGGTTAAATGGCTTTTCCCGTTCGGTTTCTGGAGAAGAGGCGTCCGTGTGGCGTAAACGGCCATTTCCGGTTGGTGGAGAGTTGACTCGTTGGTTTCGTAGTGGGACACCAGCGATAGCTCTTTGAGTAACTGAACAATAGCTCGCTCGCCTTGTTTTCCCCTGAGACGATTGATGTCATCTAGCCTCTGGCTGTCGAGAACGACAATATTCGGAATGTGGAAAAGGTCTTCCGagatggacttgtttctttccTCCTCCAGTTGGAGCAAGCGCTGGACAATGCGGTCATACCCGTGAGGAGATATGGACAAGTCTTGCGCTCTCGACAAGTCCAGTTTGGGGAACTTCTGCTCGCCACCAAGGACCTGGAGGACCAAATGCTCCTTGGCTGGACCAGCGACACAAGTGTAGATCCCGGCATCAGACGTGCCGACCTGCAGGACTTTCACTAATCCCAGCGGCGTCACGGACACGCGTGGGACGTTCGCCAGAGGTTTCCCGTCTTTCAACCATCGGATATTTGCCTTCAGGACATGACGTGTCGGACAACCGAGGACCATAGTTGTCCAAGGAAGCAGATAGGCAACACCGCCGACCACTAAATGAACCTTTCTGGTCTTCCTCCACTGAATATAAACATTTCTCTGAGTCAGGATGGCAGGGCTGAGTTTGAAGGAATCTgggaccccccaaaaatgtacacCTTTGGTTATTTTTCCTCCAATCTTGCGCATTTAAGCGAAAAGAGCACCTCTTACCTTTGCAGAGTCGAAGAGAGCACGGTCGTATCCTGGTGGGTCGGACCAGAGAAGAGCAATTATTTGGATCGAGCGTCCGGAATTGTCCATCGTCTCCTTGTTTCTTGCAGACCGTCTCGAGTCTTTGCATGCCGTTTCCGCAAGTCACAGAGCACTGAACGCCACACAAATATAAGAAATACGGCACAAATTGAGGACAATCGCTAGGTATGTAC is drawn from Stigmatopora argus isolate UIUO_Sarg chromosome 20, RoL_Sarg_1.0, whole genome shotgun sequence and contains these coding sequences:
- the adamtsl3 gene encoding ADAMTS-like protein 1 isoform X3, coding for MDYQKLPDKEVLRIPGPLDADFTIHVEFTGGADSVIQYIFYQPIVHRWRETDFFPCSVTCGGGYQLTSAECFDLRSNLVMADQYCHYYPENIKPKPKLQECNMEPCLASDGYKEIMPYDLYHPLPRWESSPWTTCSISCGGGIQSRSVSCVEEDMQGTVTATEEWKCLYSAKTAILQPCNTFECPNWVAQEWSPCTVTCGQGLRYRVVLCIDHRGLHAGGCNPAVKPHIKEECLVTVPCYKPIDTLPVEAKPLWHKQAIELEEEIVVTEEPNFIPDPWQPCSRTCGAGTRRRAVKCQVLLAFSQTVADLPDDECKGVKPAANQPCYGMPCQKLEDDEDQDAEEEEAQHEWEYDGFTECSKSCGGGVQEAVVVCLNKKTREPAVSQMLCVSTGRPPPFLQDCKMQQCPPRWEEGEWSPCSVSCGIGLMSRSVACIRRPSRDGNGTEILPDEICVEPKPVSVQGCNRLDCPPTWETRDWGQCSTGCGNGVEKRQVLCKQHLADGSVLELPNTFCPSKMPAKQRLCSAERRCPPHWVTSWSPCSVTCGNGMQRLETVCKKQGDDGQFRTLDPNNCSSLVRPTRIRPCSLRLCKDSFKLSPAILTQRNVYIQWRKTRKVHLVVGGVAYLLPWTTMVLGCPTRHVLKANIRWLKDGKPLANVPRVSVTPLGLVKVLQVGTSDAGIYTCVAGPAKEHLVLQVLGGEQKFPKLDLSRAQDLSISPHGYDRIVQRLLQLEEERNKSISEDLFHIPNIVVLDSQRLDDINRLRGKQGERAIVQLLKELSLVSHYETNESTLHQPEMAVYATRTPLLQKPNGKSHLTRPRSPVIIQSPLTVDEVASSDVTVNVGTPVLLRKSYSNLEIKCESLGYPEPSLTWTRNGKQFPYNSRLNLLSTGSLRIRSPNQADEGLYTCTARNRLGSSSRSSWLQVIGSRGRNCVQAVGANGPDCPDKGNSSVQSATHSWRAEPWTPCSVSCGGGSQVRRVRCVEGSDGGSREVERHRCLGAGRRPSDSRICNVLTCASWATSSWGLCNGQCVGPSLAAQHRHVFCQDANGTRVPSGMCGGLQRPVNVRNCSAEACAARWRVGPWTQCTATCGRHGFQSRRVTCTRRSGEQAWREHHCSWRPRPRSWQRCNVAPCGGAGGCRDSTRYCEKVRQLELCALPQFKSRCCRSCLDT